From a region of the Solanum stenotomum isolate F172 chromosome 2, ASM1918654v1, whole genome shotgun sequence genome:
- the LOC125856168 gene encoding WAT1-related protein At4g08300-like, protein MWTNIGTYNRFKPHILMVLAQIAYTFLYFITEASFNHGMNPHVYITYRHIVSGLAMLPFAYFLERNKRPKLTIALLLEIFVLSLLGVSLTLNMYFASLNYTSPTLLASMVNTIAALSFVLAVILRLEDANIRNPRGIAKVLGTLVSLAGVMSMTLYKGPVVKSLGHPLIYIHRGNGVVHENWSKGMILTAVSCITWSIWYIMQAYTLKRYPAQLSLTTWMSFVGAAQSAFYTVIVQHKRTAWTMGFNIDFWSTLYGVRRFVLVQ, encoded by the exons ATGTGGACTAACATAGGCACTTACAACAGGTTCAAGCCTCACATCCTTATGGTTTTGGCTCAAATTGCTTACACTTTTTTGTACTTCATAACTGAAGCTTCCTTCAATCATGGAATGAATCCTCATGTCTACATAACTTATCGGCATATCGTTTCCGGTCTTGCTATGCTACCCTTTGCCTATTTTCTTGAAAG AAATAAAAGGCCAAAGTTAACTATAGCTTTGCTGTTGGAGATATTTGTACTCTCTCTACTGGG AGTGAGTTTGACACTGAACATGTACTTTGCGAGCTTGAACTACACTTCTCCGACTCTTCTTGCCTCGATGGTCAACACTATAGCAGCCTTATCATTTGTACTAGCAGTTATTCTCAG GTTGGAAGATGCTAACATTCGAAATCCTAGAGGAATAGCAAAAGTCCTAGGAACCTTGGTTTCCTTGGCTGGGGTTATGAGCATGACATTATACAAAGGACCTGTTGTGAAAAGCTTAGGACATCCTCTCATCTACATCCACAGAGGGAATGGTGTTGTCCACGAGAACTGGTCAAAAGGCATGATCCTCACTGCTGTTAGCTGCATTACGTGGTCAATATGGTACATCATGCAG GCATACACTTTGAAAAGATATCCAGCACAACTATCACTGACTACATGGATGAGTTTTGTTGGTGCAGCACAATCAGCTTTCTATACAGTAATTGTACAACACAAACGAACAGCTTGGACCATGGGTTTCAACATTGATTTCTGGTCTACTCTGTATGGGGTAAGAAGGTTTGTCCTAGTCCAATAG